Sequence from the Nymphaea colorata isolate Beijing-Zhang1983 chromosome 9, ASM883128v2, whole genome shotgun sequence genome:
ATCACAGGTCATGAATGATGGTTAAATTATTCGGTTTAAAGGAGGGAAATATATATTATCACGCAGTTATTTCGTGCAAATTACATTGTTTattcttattctctctctctcatcgtcTCCCTGTGTGTGTTTGAGAGTGGGCTTATGCAAGGAGATGCCTTGACTCCTTCCAATCTCATTCCCTGACCCAAAGAACAcgaactaattaattaattggctctttctatctctctctccctctatctgtGTGCCTGAGTGTGGAGCAGCGGACAGAGTCAAGGTCAAGCATCTAATCTAATGGCGATCCATCTCCTATACATTAAGTGCCCTCTGATCAACTCAAGGAAGGGAGAGAGGTTTCACAGATATCGAAACCATGGCAAGCCCATATGAGTGGATGGCTCCCCCGGTTGTTCAACACCCTGCCTGCCCATGCAAACCCCTCTCCCTCGTTCAAAGGCCGCCAACCCGTGATCTTGTACGCTGCAATGCCTGCAGTTTTCCGATCAGTGGCTTCCGTTACAACTGCGGCTCTTACAACCTCCACCCTTACTGTGCAGGCGTTTCCCCCCATCTCTACATTCAACATCCTCACCTCCCTGGCCGCCCTCACCTCGCCACCCTCATGTTCTTCCCTCCCTATCAGAATGGGCAATTCACCTGCAACATCTGCAGAAATTGGGGTTGCTCTCACTGGCTCTACCGTTGCACCGTCTGCAACGACTTCGACGCTCATCTAGGTACTGTCGCCTTTTCCTGATCGACGTCTACCCACTTGTTTGATttcagaaacaaatttttgatcTAACAGCTCCGAATTTGTTTTCGGCCCGTGGATCTGCTTGACGTTcgactttttattttctgtccTCCTTTGATACATTAAAAGGTTGTGCGATCAATGCGGCGCAGCTTCAATTTCAAGTTCACCCTCAATATTACCTGCCAAGGAGTCCTGTAAGTTCATTTTTCCCTTCAGGAAGAAGGGAACGTtcttctctctatttctctctctcgggGTCACCAACTTAACGCATGAAACCCATTCCCTGTTCATTGCTGTCTGCCAGGTCTATGCACCTTATAATAGTGCTACTGGTGGTACCACATACGTCTCAACTCCCTCATCCGATCATTGGGTATGCATGCTTTTGatcttgcatttcttttctactctctctctttctcttatgtTTGAATTTCGAttacaacaaaagaaattacatTAACCTTACAGCTTCTGGATTTCATCTATATGTAACGCTGACCGATCTAACGTGCATTGCAGAAAAAATTCGGGAAGTGTATGTGGGCTGTCATGCAGCTGGCGGATTTAGCCTTTGGTACTGGTGGTTTGATTAACCTTGGTTCCTCCCTCGTTCATAACCTGGATCTGCTGTCCGGCGCCGGGGGTCTCTTTGAGTTCTGACCAGCAGATGGAATATTCGGCGCTCCACAACGAATACGTTCTACAATTTCATTCGAGTCTGCACCAAGATTCTTGTGGCCTTTTCATGATGTGTAACCTTAATCAACTACAATACTCTTTTGTTGGTTTATCTGTGTTCTCCTCTCAACACTTGTTGAGAGCTGGTGATATTTTTGTACATTAACAGACGTACGTCGTTGCTGTGATTGGGTGTGATGGGCAGCAAGGGAGTAATTCAGAGATAGCATCAGCTACATTAGTTGATGTCTAACTGTTTTGTGCTGGAAAATTTATGGGGTGTACTTGCTTCTTGGACCTAAAATTTTCAGCATCCCGTCTTCGTCTGGCCACTGTTTTGTCTATTTTTGTAGGTCAATGATTCAAGTTTGAACAATGTTGGTGGATGCATGTAATGGATTTTGGGGAGATATTCACGTCATCAGAATGGGATGCACAAGCATTGATCAATAAGATGAATTAATAAGGTCCAATCTCATATTCCAGTATAGCTAAAGAGGATTGCCAAATTTCATTGCATCAATTCTTGGGAGGTTGAGCAAAAGTACCTCAATTATGACCAGTTGGTAGACCATGAGACGTCCCGGAACCCAAAACAGAACTGCATCTAAGTTATCTAAGTCAATTCATAGAAACCATGAAAGTCATGGTAGTCAGTAATAGCTAAGAGGTGATTGTTTgcaaaaaaatgataatcaacCTTCTGtaatcttttaatttcttttaaaatgcTCGCCCAACTGTCATTTTTATGCCGATCTCACTCCGGTCTTCTAAATGCAGGCAATCTACCTTATGGTGGGGCGGACGGAAAGTTGAAGTGGAGAGTGTTGGTACTGACCGCATATCGAATTCAGCACTGTCCATTGAGTGAAGCGTTTCATTTGGATTTGTAGGATGTAGCAGTATGGATGTCACCGCTTGATGATGTAAATAGGATTTCGTGAAACAACACGGCAATTTTAATGcttctgaattcttgcttcTGCAAGATTGCGCTGCACATCCAAATAGATCAATTCGCCGGGAGGTTTCTATTACATTTGGATCATGAAAATCGCACCTGTAAACTTTGTAACTTCTATATGGTAGTCCCTCCAAGTAACTAATCTGCAGATCTTGTGCATGACACTATTGAAAGTATATAGGCTTTGTTTGAACGATTACACTATTGGGCCAAAGTTTATGAATAGTTTGTTTAGATACTCTATAATCTTAAGCAAAACAATCTCTCCCTCATGAATGAGACAGAAAAAGTGAGACATTGACGCCTTAATGAAGCAACTTATATataggaaaaagagaatcattAGTTAGAAATAAATGAGATATACCGAGTTTCACGTAAACTAAGCCCTTCAGTTTGTCTACAGAAATGGTGGGATACATTTTCCAATCGACTCACAAAATCCATGGGCCACATTTATGATCCATGAACCATTTTCCatcctttgcaaccaaacaaattttctacttttcttttttttttttccttctttttaattagttaaccaaacaaatgattaatTGTTCaatccttttctcttctctaaTTAATGGGTCAACAAAGTAAGCATcgccaaaaccaaaaaaagaaaaaacaagtcTAGAATTCACTCGAAAGACACCCGACTCCGTTTGTTATCGTTTCTTCCTAGTAAGAAGTGTTGGAAATTAAAGTTCAATCCACTGCCTTCTGATGGGGGTGAGATTGAGTTCCGCCGCTAGTTTCTCCATTTAATGAAGTTGGACCAATAATTGGCCCATTTGCTTTCCCTATTCTTTTTTCTATCCCTCCCTCGTGTGTTTGCCAGTGGACCAAGTCAACTCAACTGAAGCCAAATCCTCTCAACTAATTCAAGCCAATCTCTTTCCCTGACCCATAGAGCAGGCACTAATGAATTCAGtagctctctctatctctctgtgCGTCTGCGTGTGGACCAGCAGacagagtcaagctcaagcatCTAATCTAATGGCGATGCATCTCCTATCAATTATAAGCAAGCGAGGAATCATCCCAGGGAAGGGGGAGATCGATCGAAACGATGGCAAACGCATATGCGTGGAGGGCTCCCCACCTTGTTCAACACCCTGCCCGCCCGTGCAGTAACCTCTTCCTCTTTCAACATCCGCCAACTCATCCTCCTGTCCGCTGCAATGCCTGTGATTTTCCCATCACTAGCGGCTTCCGCTACAACTGCGGCTCTTACAACCTCCACCCGTACTGCGCGGGCATTGGCCCCTATCTCTACATTCAACACCCTCACCTCCCTGGCCCCCTCACCTCTTCACCCTCATCTTCTCCCCTCCCTATCCGAATGGGCAATTCACCTGCGACATCTGCAATTATCCGGG
This genomic interval carries:
- the LOC116261199 gene encoding uncharacterized protein LOC116261199; amino-acid sequence: MASPYEWMAPPVVQHPACPCKPLSLVQRPPTRDLVRCNACSFPISGFRYNCGSYNLHPYCAGVSPHLYIQHPHLPGRPHLATLMFFPPYQNGQFTCNICRNWGCSHWLYRCTVCNDFDAHLGCAMNAAQLQFQVHPQYYLPTTPVYPRYDSGGGGGTAYPSTPSSDPWKKFGKCMWVVRLAELALGTGDLVDLGSTLFDNMDLLSVAGSLLSC